The following coding sequences are from one Treponema bryantii window:
- a CDS encoding beta-ketoacyl synthase chain length factor, producing MRNIYLSDITMWAPGLGSDPELWKNWAENKESIALSNESPKLEYTNPLFRRRLSQITKMTVEVVHALLEKSHINKDTKLEFISLRGEIARTFSVTKGIIEDGIILPAGFSLSVFNTPISSATLAFGLKGGYSVLYPSKNDFSESFKAAVAPILAGTEKEVILVYADEFVPEAYGDKRPAENIPVAFSCVISVEKKDECIVFEDFSNVGKSPVEFLRFLLK from the coding sequence ATGCGAAATATTTATTTATCAGACATTACAATGTGGGCTCCTGGACTTGGCTCTGATCCTGAATTATGGAAAAACTGGGCAGAAAATAAAGAATCCATTGCTCTTTCAAACGAAAGCCCAAAACTTGAATATACAAATCCTCTGTTTCGAAGAAGACTTTCGCAGATTACTAAAATGACTGTTGAAGTTGTTCATGCGTTGCTGGAAAAAAGTCATATCAATAAAGACACTAAGCTTGAATTCATTTCTTTACGCGGTGAAATTGCAAGAACATTTTCTGTAACAAAAGGAATTATTGAAGACGGAATTATTCTGCCGGCTGGCTTTTCTCTTTCTGTATTCAATACTCCAATTTCTTCTGCTACCCTTGCCTTTGGTTTGAAAGGCGGATATTCTGTTTTGTATCCTTCTAAGAATGATTTTTCTGAATCCTTTAAGGCTGCAGTTGCTCCTATACTTGCAGGAACAGAAAAGGAAGTTATTCTTGTTTACGCAGATGAATTTGTACCAGAGGCTTACGGAGATAAAAGACCTGCCGAAAATATACCGGTAGCATTTTCTTGTGTTATAAGTGTTGAAAAGAAGGATGAGTGTATTGTATTTGAAGACTTTTCAAATGTTGGAAAATCTCCAGTTGAATTTCTGAGGTTTCTTTTAAAGTAG
- a CDS encoding acyl carrier protein: MSKDEIFEKLKGILVSEFELDEGDVTPDALLGDDLDLDSIDSIDLIVKMKEFMPADKGNVDPSIFKTVKTVQDVVDALVPYMA; encoded by the coding sequence ATGTCTAAAGACGAAATCTTTGAAAAACTTAAGGGAATCCTTGTTTCAGAATTTGAACTTGATGAAGGAGATGTAACTCCTGATGCTCTTCTCGGAGATGATTTGGATCTGGATTCAATCGACTCAATCGACCTTATCGTTAAGATGAAGGAATTCATGCCTGCAGATAAGGGAAATGTTGACCCATCTATTTTTAAGACAGTAAAGACTGTTCAGGATGTTGTAGACGCTCTTGTACCATATATGGCATAA
- a CDS encoding phosphopantetheine-binding protein has product MEELKTEIKETIISALQLEDITPDDIVDSEPLFEEGLGLDSIDALELGVALKKKFGLKYSSDGDDNKKYFASVNALAEYISAQKK; this is encoded by the coding sequence ATGGAAGAACTTAAAACAGAAATCAAAGAAACGATCATTTCTGCTCTTCAGTTGGAAGATATAACCCCTGATGATATTGTTGATTCTGAACCACTTTTTGAAGAAGGTTTGGGACTTGATTCAATTGATGCACTTGAACTTGGTGTTGCGCTTAAAAAGAAATTTGGATTGAAATATTCATCAGATGGTGATGATAACAAAAAATACTTTGCTTCAGTAAATGCGCTGGCTGAATATATTTCAGCGCAAAAAAAATAA